A DNA window from Mytilus edulis chromosome 14, xbMytEdul2.2, whole genome shotgun sequence contains the following coding sequences:
- the LOC139503337 gene encoding uncharacterized protein — protein MKLTITAACNVPNEEIENINHKDKAAPSNKEIDKNPKQQDDEFDKGEDQQQQNENSYKCPICREESENNTIACEECNEWFHYTCLKLTEMEIRKIDPDIPYICDLCNDKALFRSTITKSDRDSNQHQASNQQPSKFVNLQQQPTKAIVLEDKSENNEARQTTNLDLPIIELDNDKGIQSALYKEEDNIIRETKQKHTQMYSNNLEGESDIINRQSRHHMEEQTSVKQPLESASLNAYENNRNIDKQNQKNRLKKQHEKATKPKI, from the coding sequence ATGAAACTAACTATAACAGCTGCTTGTAATGTCCCAAATGAAGAAATAGAGAATATAAACCACAAAGACAAAGCAGCACCAAGCAATAAAGAAATTGACAAGAACCCAAAACAACAAGATGATGAATTTGACAAAGGGGAAGACCAACAACAACAGAATGAGAATAGCTACAAATGCCCAATATGCAGAGAAGAATCAGAAAATAACACAATAGCCTGTGAAGAATGTAATGAATGGTTCCACTACACCTGTCTAAAGCTTACAGAAATGGAGATACGTAAGATTGATCCAGACATACCATACATTTGTGATCTGTGTAATGACAAGGCTCTCTTTAGGAGCACAATCACAAAATCTGACAGAGACTCCAATCAACACCAAGCTTCTAACCAACAACCAtccaaatttgtaaatttacaaCAGCAACCAACAAAGGCTATAGTATTAGAAGATAAGAGTGAAAACAATGAAGCTCGACAAACAACCAATCTGGATTTACCAATTATAGAACTAGACAATGATAAGGGAATTCAGAGTGCCTTGTACAAGGAAGAAGATAATATTATTAGAGAAACAAAACAGAAACATACTCAAATGTATAGTAACAATCTTGAGGGAGAATCAGACATTATAAATAGACAATCTCGGCACCATATGGAGGAGCAAACCTCAGTAAAACAGCCATTAGAAAGTGCTAGTTTAAATGCATATGAGAATAATAGAAATATAGATAAACAGAACCAGAAAAACCGGTTAAAAAAGCAACATGAAAAAGCAACAAAACCAAAAATTTGA
- the LOC139503339 gene encoding repetin-like gives MEQSKIYHELRPSQFHQNDPSWYNSVQSDPRWYDSGQNHQQTDPQGYNSRQTQHQTDPRVYNYGHSQHQTDPRGYISGQILHQNDQRRYNSGHFQHQTDPSGYNSGQIQYQTEPRGDISGRILHQNDQRRYISRQNQHQMNPRGYNSGQIQHQAEPRGYNSGQNQKQYQNDPRGYTFYSGQSQIHQNYPRRFNSGPHLQQQKDQRGYNYEQNQHLQKSPRGYNSRQTQHQTDPRVYNYGHSQHQTDPRGYISGQILHQNDQRRYNSGHFQHQTDPSGHNSGQIQYQTEPRGDISGRILHQNDQRRYISRQNQHQMNPRGYNSGQIQHQAEPRGYNSGQNQKQYQNDPRGYTFYSGQSQIHQNYPRRFNSGPHLQQQKDQRGYNYEQNQHLQKSPRGYNSEQHHQNVTIGYNSGKVDIKMIPILMGKINLT, from the coding sequence ATGGAACAATCGAAAATATATCACGAATTGAGGCCAAGTCAATTTCATCAAAATGACCCAAGTTGGTATAACTCAGTGCAAAGTGATCCAAGATGGTATGACTCTGGACAAAACCATCAGCAAACAGATCCACAAGGGTATAACTCTAGACAAACTCAACATCAAACTGATCCCAGAGTGTATAACTATGGACACAGCCAACATCAAACTGACCCAAGAGGGTATATCTCTGGACAAATTCTTCATCAAAATGACCAAAGAAGATATAACTCTGGACATTTTCAACATCAAACAGATCCAAGTGGGTATAACTCGGGACAAATCCAATACCAAACTGAACCAAGAGGGGATATCTCTGGACGAATCCTACATCAAAATGACCAAAGAAGGTATATCTCTAGACAAAATCAGCATCAAATGAATCCAAGAGGGTATAACTCTGGACAAATCCAACATCAAGCAGAGCCAAGAGGGTATAACTCtggacaaaatcaaaaacaatatcaaaatgatCCAAGAGGGTATACATTTTACTCAGGGCAAAGTCAAATTCACCAAAATTATCCGAGAAGATTTAACTCTGGACCAcatctgcaacaacaaaaagacCAAAGAGGGTATAACTACGAACAAAATCAACATCTTCAAAAGAGTCCAAGAGGGTATAACTCTAGACAAACTCAACATCAAACTGATCCCAGAGTGTATAACTATGGACACAGCCAACATCAAACTGACCCAAGAGGGTATATCTCTGGACAAATTCTTCATCAAAATGACCAAAGAAGATATAACTCTGGACATTTTCAACATCAAACAGATCCAAGTGGGCATAACTCGGGACAAATCCAATACCAAACTGAACCAAGAGGGGATATCTCTGGACGAATCCTACATCAAAATGACCAAAGAAGGTATATCTCTAGACAAAATCAGCATCAAATGAATCCAAGAGGGTATAACTCTGGACAAATCCAACATCAAGCAGAGCCAAGAGGGTATAACTCtggacaaaatcaaaaacaatatcaaaatgatCCAAGAGGGTATACATTTTACTCAGGGCAAAGTCAAATTCACCAAAATTATCCGAGAAGATTTAACTCTGGACCAcatctgcaacaacaaaaagacCAAAGAGGGTATAACTACGAACAAAATCAACATCTTCAAAAGAGTCCAAGAGGGTATAACTCTGAACAACATCACCAAAATGTCACAATAGGGTATAACTCTGGAAAAGTCGACATCAAAATGATACCTATACTAATGGGCAAGATCAATCTTACTTAA